Sequence from the Acidobacteriota bacterium genome:
CGAAGCCCACCTTCACGACGAGCGGCCGTCCCCCCTGCTCGGCCGCCACCAGCCTGGCGCGCAGATCCGCCAGCCGCACCACGTCCACACATCCCCGCGTCAGATACGCCAGTTGCTCGTCGATCGACATCGGGGAGAGATCTTACCGGCAACCGGCAACCGATGGCCGGGTACAGGGACCCGCCTCGGTGCTGACGCGCTACGGCGCCGCAGGCCACAGGCCGGGCCCGACCCTACCAGGTGTTGCCGAATGCGCGGGGAGCCGAAGGCCTAACAGCCCGTGGTGGACCCGATCGGTTGCCGGTTGCCGGTTGCCGGCGAAAGCTCCACCCGCGATGCGTCGATTCATCGAAGAGTCGAAGGCACACCATGCCGTGCGCGGCCCGTTGGCCGCGGCGTCAAAGACGCGAGGAGACGTCGTGTCTCAGCAGACGGACACCAATAATCGCCGGCAGCACCCGCGGGTGCCCGCCAACCTCTTGCCCACGTTGACGGCACGCCTCAGCGGTGGGGCGAGCGTCCGGTTGCTGGACGTGTCTCGACGGGGCGTGCGGCTCGAGACGCCGCTGCACATGCGCCCCGGCCAGACGGTGGCCATCCGCTTCGTTGCCGCCGACGCCACCGTCACGCTCAGCGCCGCCGTCGTCCGCGCCACGGTCGCGCGCGTCGACGCCGAGGGCATCAAGTACGAGACCGCGCTGTCGCTCGCAGGCGATCTCGTGCTGTGCGACCAGCTCACCGAGGCCGCGATGCAGGAAGCCGAACCGGCAGAGGCTCCCGCCGGCGCCGGAACCGCCGCACCGCCGCCAGCGAGTCTGGCACCCGTGGTCGACTACACCGTCATCGTGCGAGGCGTCCCAGACGCGCCCTCGCTGCTCGAAGGCCTCCAGGCCAACAGCTGGTAACCATCATTCATGCGCGCGCGCCTCGTCGCCATCTCCGTTTCCGATCCCGCGTCGCTTCGAGCCTCGCTCTCCGCGGCCCTCGGCACCTCGTCGGTCGACCTGTGCCAGGCGACCGAAGCGGCCGTCACATGGCTGGAGAACCGGCCGTGCGACCTCGTGACCATCGCCGGACAGGGTGCCGCGGTGGCCGACGGCGTCGCGCGCATCCGGCGCGTCAGCAAGACGATCCCCGTCCTTGTCGTTGTGCCCGATTCCTCGACTCGCGAAGCCGGGGCCGCATGGCTCAACGGCGCCGATGACGTGGTCACGGCTTCGGCGCTGACGGCCGGCACGCTGCCCGAGGGGCTCGACGATGTGCGGCACCCCGAGCGTGACGTCGTGCGCCGGATCCAGCGCCTGTGGTACGCCGGTCCACCCGACGCGTTGCGTAACCAACTCGCGACGCGTCTCGGAGCCCGTTTCCGCGAGGTGGGCCTGTCGGCCGAGGGCCTCGCAGGTCTCACCACGCAGGACGTCGAGAATCCCCACTCCGCCGCGCTGATCGTCAACGCGCTCGCCGAGGCCGAATCGCTCGTGCTCGGCGTCAGGCGCGTCAAGCGGACGTACCCGGGCCTTGCCGTGACGGTCGTCGCCGACGGCACGCACCATCAGGCCTTCCGCCGCGCGGGCGCCGACGAGTGCGTCGTGCCGCCGGCCGACGCCGACACGGTGCTCCACGCCATGGGCCGCGCGCAGGCCACGTGCCGGACGTCGCTCGAGCTCGACATCGTGCGCGCGAGGGAGACGCGGCTTCGCGCCCTGCTCGAACACCTGCCCGAAGCCGTCATGCTGGTGTCGCCCGAGCACGCGGTGCTCGCCGTCAACCTGGCGGCGCTGCGCCTCATCGGCGCCCAGGACGCGCGTCAGGTCATCGGCACGCCGCTCGCGCCCTGGTTTGCCGGTGACGACGAACACGCGCCGATCGCGCTGGTCGACGGCGTGGCCGCTGGCTCCCCGCGCGAGTTGTTCACGCGCACGCGCCACCTGGCCGATCCGCGGGGCCTCCAACTCCGTGCCGTCCCGTTCCAGCGAGAGACAGGCGGCTCTCCCGCCGCCTTGATCGTGCTGCGTGAAGTGGTCGATGCGTCGTCTGTCGACGCGGCATCGGCTCCAGCCGGTGCATCCGACGCCGACCGCCAGGCGTGGGACGAGGAACGCCGCGCGTTCGTCTCGCGCGTGGACAGCCTCGCGGCTGAACTCACCGACGCCCGCACGCTTGCCGAGTCGCTCCGCGAAGCGCAGGCCACGCTCGCCGCCTCGACGGTACCCAGCGACGAGCGCGACGCCTGGCTGCGCGAGCGTGCCGATCTGGCGACGCGCATCGAAGTGCTCGATGCGGATCTGTCAGAGGCCCGTGCGCTTGCTGATGCGCAGCAGACCAACCTCCTGTCGCTCAACGCGACGATCGATTCCCTGCGCGACGCGCAGGAGGCAGTCAGCGCGGCAGCGGTCCCGGACGAGGAACGCGACGCCTGGACTCGCGAGCGGGACGATCTCACGGCACGCATCGACGCGTTGTCGACCGCGCTCGACGAGGCGCGCGCACGTGAACAGGCACCGCAGACGGGACAGGACGATGCCGCCCGCCGCCTCGCCGTGCTCGAACAGGAAGAGATGCCGCTGCTCCTGTCGCGCATCGACAGCCAGCAGCAGTTGCACGACGAGAACGTCACGGCGTTGCGCGATGCCCTCGCGCGCGTGCAGGCACTCGAAGGTGACGAGATTCCGGCGCTGCGCGATATCGCCGAGGCCGCGAGGGCCGACGCCGCGCGCATCGCGGACGCGCTCGACGCCGCGCAGCAGCGGGCGGCAGAACTCGAAGCGGCGCTGGCCGACGCCTCGACACGCGCGGCCGACCTCGAACTCGAAGTGGCGCACGCCCGCGTCGCGCCGCCGCCGATCGGCGCGCCGGTCGAGACCGTCGCCATCGATCTGCCGCCCGAACAGCGGTGGCTCCTGCAGGAAGTGGCGCACATCGGGCTCGTCCGCACCACAGGTGACGGACGGGTGCTCGAAGCCAACGACCACGCCGCCGCGCTCTGCGGCCACGGCCGCGGCGCGGATCTGGTCGACGCCGGCAGGCTCCCGGAACCTCTCGCGCTCATTGGCGATCCCGACGATCGGTCCGCTGCGCGATTCGAAGTCTGCCTGCAGACGACGGCCGGACAACCGCCGCGCTGGGTCGCCGGCGCGCGCCTGGCCAGGACCGACGATGCCGGCGAGGTGACGTGGCTGCTGGCCGACGCATCGGTGCACCACGCGGGCGATCCGGGTGAAATGGCGCGTCCCGAGGCCTTCACCGCGATTCTCGAAGCCGTTGCCGCAGAGTGCGCGACGATCGTGGACCGTGCCCCGACCGTGCGCGGGCCGCGTCCCATCGATGCGGCACCGATGGATCGCGAGACGACAGACGCATTGGAACGTGCGCGTGTGCTGCTCCAGCAGGTGGCCTCCGTGCGGAAGCGCCGCGAGGCGCAGGCCGCGATCGACGAACTCAGCGGGCACCTCCAGTCGCTGGAGCCCGTGCTCGCCAGGCTCGCCACCGAGGACGTGACGTGGGAGTTGGCTGTGCCGGACGCCCCCGTCCACGTGTGCGCGTCGGCGTCCGATGTCGAGCGGTGCGTGACAGGGCTCGTGACCTCGGCACGCGACGCGCTCCCGCTCGGCGGCCGGCTGTCGCTGTCGGTGGAGACACCCGGGCCCGCGATGGTCGATGGTGACTTCGCCGTGCGTCGTCTCGATGCGCGCCTGACGTTGTCGGCGCAGGGATACGGCGTGCTGCCGCTCGACGTTCCGCCCGCGCTGCGCGATCTCGCCGCGGCGTTCGGAGGGGAGTTCGACGTCGCACGCGCCGACGCGCTCACGCAGCGCATCGTCCTCCGCCTGCCCCGCGCGTTCGTCGTGTCGCACGCCGCGTAGACATTTCAGAATCTCACGGGCATTGTCCTCCCGGAGCCGCCGGACACGTCCGGCGGCTACACCTTGATGCCAAGCGTAGGATAGGAGTGATGGCGGTGCGATCCTCGTCACTCCTGAGCCGGCGCGCCGTGTTGCGGCTGGCGACTGGCGTTGCGGCGGGGCTCGTGGTCGGCGAGAGCGCATACGGCGCCCTCTACGAGCGGCACCATCTCGGCGTCACGCGCGCCGATGTTCCGTGCGCGGCGCTGCCGCCCGCGCTCGACGGCTTCCGGATCGGCCTCATCACCGACACCCATCACAGCGCATACGTCTCGCTGCCGTTCATCGAGCGCGCCGTGGCGCTCCTCGACGCGGAACGTCCCGATCTCGTCGTGCTCGGTGGCGACTACGTCACGCGACACGATCGCCGCTACATCCCCGACGCGGCTGCGCCCTTCTCGCGTCTGAACCCACCTCACGGGATGTTCGGTGTCCTCGGCAACCATGACGATGGGGTGAACGTGCCGAGGATGCTGCGCCGGGCCGGCGTGACGGTGCTGGCCGACGCACGCACGCGCGTGACAGTGCACGGCGAGAGAATCGACCTTGTCGGCGTGAACTACTGGACGCGCACGCTGCCGGATGTGGCACGCGTGGCGAAGGGGCGCGCACCATTCACGATTCTCCTCGCCCATGATCCACGTCGACTGACTGAAGCCGCCGCGCTCGACATCCCGCTCGTGCTCTCAGGACACACGCACGGCGGACAGATCGCCCTGCCCGTCCTTGGCGCCATTGCGGCGACCAAATACCCCGTCGCCGAAGGCGTCGGACACACCGGCGCGTCGACGCTGTTCGTGAGTCGCGGCGTTGGCACCGTGCTCGTACCCTGCCGCCTGGGGTGCCCGCCCGAAGTCGCGGTCCTGACGCTGCGGCAGCGTCAGGCCTGAACGAACCGTCGTCCGTCGATGGACCAGCCAGGCGTCAGGACGCGTGCAATCGCTTCCGGGTAGATGCGGTGCTCCTCGACGAGGATGCGCGCCGCCAGCGTCTCGGGCGTGTCCTCGTCGAAGACTGGAACGACGGCCTGGAGCACGATTGGTCCGGCGTCGAGTTCCGGGGTGACGAGGTGGACGGTGGCCCCGGCCACCTTCACGCCGTGCGTCCACGCCTGCCCCTGCGCGTCGACACCGGGGAACGCCGGCAACAACGACGGGTGGACGTTGAGCACCGGACCCGGCGCGCGGTCCAGAAACACGCGACTGAGGATGCGCATGAAACCCGCCAGGCAGACCACTTGCGCACCGGCCTCCTGCAGTCGCTCGACGAGCGCGTCCTCGAACGCGCCCCGCGATGCAAACGCCGTGTGTTGGATGACGGCCGTGGGAATCCCCGCCGCCCGCGCGTGATCGAGCCCGCCGGCGTCCGCCCGGTTCGCGATCACGACGCCGACCCGTGCCGCCAAGCGCCCCTCGTCGATCGCGCGGATGATCGCCTGGAGATTGCTGCCGCGGCCGGAGATGAGGACGCCGAGGACACGAGACGTCGAAGGAGCCATGCGCGCTCAAGCATAGACAATCCCTGCCGATTATCGTGATGGACGTCGCTGTCGCTCCCCGTGCTGCCGTCCGCACAGGAGATCTCCCGATGGATCGCCACGACGAGTCGCTCGAGGCCTGCGACGGCCACGAACGGCGTGCCCATCCCCGTATTCCGGCCAGGTCGGTTCCGTACCTCACTGCGCGGATCGCCGGTGGACCGGCTGTTCACCTGATCGATCTCTCGAAGCACGGTGTCCAGATCGAGACGACGCTGCACATGCGTCCCGGTTCGACGGTGGCCGTGCGCTTCCTCTCCGGCGATCGCAGCGTGACGCTCACAGGTGCCGTCGTGCGCTCCACCGAGCTCGTCAGGCCGCACCGGGGCGACGTGAAGTACCATAGCGCCCTGTCGTTCACTGATGAGCTCAGCCTCTGTGACGAAGCCATCCAGGCGGCGGAGCCGGCGCGTGAACCTCAGCGCGCCGTGGTGCCGCAGGTCAGCGTCTGCGACCTCTTCACGATGATCCTCATGGACGGCTGTCGCCCCAGCCACGCATACGTCGAGGCGACGGCGCGCTAGCGGCGCCGCCTCGAACGGCCGTCCACATGAAGGTCCTGCTCCTCTCGCAGCGTCCGCTCGGGACCGCTGAGATCGACCGGGTCGTCATGACGGGTCTGAACCCGTCTGCCCTGGACGTGTGCCCGTCCATCGCCCTCGCGCTGAGCCGGCTCGATGCCTTCCCTCCCGATCTCGTCGTCGTCGACCTGCCGCGGCAGGAAGCCGACGAGGCGGTCCACGCCATGCGGGAGCGGGGCATCGCCGTACCCGTTGTCGTGGTGGCCGCGACTGTCGCCGAGCACGCCGCGTCGATGGGGCGCGGGACGACCTCTGGGCACGCGGCCGCCGATCGGGGTTCCGATCGCTCGAACGGTGATACGCAGGACGCCGACGTGTTGACCTGGGGCGACCATCTCGACCCGACGGAGGCACGCGCGGCTGGCGCGGCCATCGCGGCACACGCGACCGGTCCATCGCCGCAACCGCTGGGCGTCGCAGATGCCCTCGATGCCGAGACGCGCTGGCTGCTGTACGAGGTGGCGTCCATCGGACACGTGTCGACAACGCTCGACGGCAGTATCCTGGCGTCCAACGACATCGCCGCGCAGTTGCTCGGCCACTTCTCGCCGGACGCGCTCGAAGCCGCGGGCCAGATGCCGCGCCCGCTCCTCGACGTGGCCGGCGCGTACGCGCAGCGCCCCTCGCGCTTCGAGCTCTGCCTGCAGCACGGCGAGGATGGTCCGCTGCACTGGATCGTCGGCCTGGCCCTGCCGCAGGGCGGCACGCCAGCGACGGTGACGTGGTTCCTGATCGACGCGAGCGAGCAGCGCCTGGAAGCACGGCGTGCGCGCTTCCTCCGTCGGATGGACGCACTCACGCACGTCCTCTCGGCGGCAACGGCCGAGTGCTCGACGCTCGTCGACACCGGCGGCAGGGCACTCGCGTCCGCGCGCGCGGCCCTGGTCGACGACGCCGGCGTGGATGAAGCGACGCAGGCCCTGTCGCGCACGCAGGCCGTCCTCTCGCAACTCGCGGGCTTCGCACGGCGCCGGGCACGGCGGCCGGGCCTGCGCGACATGCGCGCGCTCCTGGAGCAGATCAGCCCGGTGCTCGTCCACATGATGGGCGACGACATCACGCTGACGCTGAACACGGGCACCGAACCGCTGTACGTGTCGCTGGATGCCGCGGAAGTCGAGCAGTGCCTGGCCGCGATCGTCAACCAGGGCCGCGAGGCCCTGCCGCTGGGCGGACAGATGAAGATCTCGCTCACGTGGACACTGGGGGATGGCGACGCCGCACAGGGTCGTGGCGCGCGTCCGGAGATCGTGCTGGCGTTCGAGCTCCAGGGCTACGGCCTGCAGCCGGTCGTACTGCCACCGACCGTGCAGACGCAGGTGATGCGCATTGGCGCGGACCTGGCCACCGAACAGCCCGACCACCTCACGGCGCGCCTCGTCCTGCGCCTGCCGCGCGTGTTCGTCACGGCTTGACCGGGCAACCGGCAACCGGCAACCGGCAAC
This genomic interval carries:
- a CDS encoding metallophosphoesterase — its product is MAVRSSSLLSRRAVLRLATGVAAGLVVGESAYGALYERHHLGVTRADVPCAALPPALDGFRIGLITDTHHSAYVSLPFIERAVALLDAERPDLVVLGGDYVTRHDRRYIPDAAAPFSRLNPPHGMFGVLGNHDDGVNVPRMLRRAGVTVLADARTRVTVHGERIDLVGVNYWTRTLPDVARVAKGRAPFTILLAHDPRRLTEAAALDIPLVLSGHTHGGQIALPVLGAIAATKYPVAEGVGHTGASTLFVSRGVGTVLVPCRLGCPPEVAVLTLRQRQA
- a CDS encoding phosphoribosylglycinamide formyltransferase, whose translation is MAPSTSRVLGVLISGRGSNLQAIIRAIDEGRLAARVGVVIANRADAGGLDHARAAGIPTAVIQHTAFASRGAFEDALVERLQEAGAQVVCLAGFMRILSRVFLDRAPGPVLNVHPSLLPAFPGVDAQGQAWTHGVKVAGATVHLVTPELDAGPIVLQAVVPVFDEDTPETLAARILVEEHRIYPEAIARVLTPGWSIDGRRFVQA
- a CDS encoding PilZ domain-containing protein yields the protein MSQQTDTNNRRQHPRVPANLLPTLTARLSGGASVRLLDVSRRGVRLETPLHMRPGQTVAIRFVAADATVTLSAAVVRATVARVDAEGIKYETALSLAGDLVLCDQLTEAAMQEAEPAEAPAGAGTAAPPPASLAPVVDYTVIVRGVPDAPSLLEGLQANSW
- a CDS encoding PAS domain-containing protein; amino-acid sequence: MRARLVAISVSDPASLRASLSAALGTSSVDLCQATEAAVTWLENRPCDLVTIAGQGAAVADGVARIRRVSKTIPVLVVVPDSSTREAGAAWLNGADDVVTASALTAGTLPEGLDDVRHPERDVVRRIQRLWYAGPPDALRNQLATRLGARFREVGLSAEGLAGLTTQDVENPHSAALIVNALAEAESLVLGVRRVKRTYPGLAVTVVADGTHHQAFRRAGADECVVPPADADTVLHAMGRAQATCRTSLELDIVRARETRLRALLEHLPEAVMLVSPEHAVLAVNLAALRLIGAQDARQVIGTPLAPWFAGDDEHAPIALVDGVAAGSPRELFTRTRHLADPRGLQLRAVPFQRETGGSPAALIVLREVVDASSVDAASAPAGASDADRQAWDEERRAFVSRVDSLAAELTDARTLAESLREAQATLAASTVPSDERDAWLRERADLATRIEVLDADLSEARALADAQQTNLLSLNATIDSLRDAQEAVSAAAVPDEERDAWTRERDDLTARIDALSTALDEARAREQAPQTGQDDAARRLAVLEQEEMPLLLSRIDSQQQLHDENVTALRDALARVQALEGDEIPALRDIAEAARADAARIADALDAAQQRAAELEAALADASTRAADLELEVAHARVAPPPIGAPVETVAIDLPPEQRWLLQEVAHIGLVRTTGDGRVLEANDHAAALCGHGRGADLVDAGRLPEPLALIGDPDDRSAARFEVCLQTTAGQPPRWVAGARLARTDDAGEVTWLLADASVHHAGDPGEMARPEAFTAILEAVAAECATIVDRAPTVRGPRPIDAAPMDRETTDALERARVLLQQVASVRKRREAQAAIDELSGHLQSLEPVLARLATEDVTWELAVPDAPVHVCASASDVERCVTGLVTSARDALPLGGRLSLSVETPGPAMVDGDFAVRRLDARLTLSAQGYGVLPLDVPPALRDLAAAFGGEFDVARADALTQRIVLRLPRAFVVSHAA
- a CDS encoding PilZ domain-containing protein yields the protein MDRHDESLEACDGHERRAHPRIPARSVPYLTARIAGGPAVHLIDLSKHGVQIETTLHMRPGSTVAVRFLSGDRSVTLTGAVVRSTELVRPHRGDVKYHSALSFTDELSLCDEAIQAAEPAREPQRAVVPQVSVCDLFTMILMDGCRPSHAYVEATAR